The genomic stretch GGGACCCTCTTTTGCCACAAGCATTTAAGAGATGGCGACATTTGGGGCCGGTTCTTCCAAAACTGGCATTTCTTCATGGGAACGTTGACGTTTGTGTCAATACGGAGAAAAAGCAAGTTCGTTTTTGCTCAGATCACCCAACAAATAATGACGGGTTTTCAAAAAGTAAATTACTTTACCCAGTTCTTGAAAAGAACTACACAGACGATCCCTTTATATCTCATGAATGGCAAAATGCCACGACCCACCTTCGAGACGCGTATTTGGTTACAGTAATTGGATATAGCGCGCCAATGTCGGATGTCGAAGCGCGAAGCCTTTTACTGGAGGCCTGGAGAAAAAACCCTACACAAACTTTAGGTGAGATGTTCCTAATTGACGTGCGATCCGAAGACGAAGTGCGCAAGGATTGGGATGATTTCATATCCGGCACTCATAGTTCAGTTTCCCAGAAATACGACGAGGGATATTTAATGAGGCATCCTCGCAGAACTTGTGAAGCATTTGCGTTTGCAACTCTACAACAAACGCCATGGAAAGAAGATAGACTGTCCACTGGCGTACCATTTTCAGAACTTGAGGCTTGGTTTGCTCCTTTGATCGAGGAAGAATTAAAGGGAACCCTTTCAGGAAGCCCCCTCCATTAATTAAGCTGGGAGTGCATATTTTAACCTCCCAGCTTAATTAGCATTAAACCGCATTCCACAAGAGCGCCATTTCTCCTTCTAGCCCGCCTGCAGCTGGCGCGTGACCTGCTCCCCATGATGCCCATGGTCAAAAGGTGAGTATTTTACTTTCATAGTTGATGTTTTGAGTGTTGGCGAGCGCGGTGTGCGTGGAACCATCCAATAGCTCAAACGCATGCCCCACGATTGCCGGTGGTTTTCCGTTGTGGGCGGAATGAGACCTGATATTATTGTAATCATAGCGCCATCGGGAGATTTTGCGCCGAGCGTCAGCGGGGCTATGTCAAATTCGATACTAGACTAAAGCAATCCGTTCACGTTGCTCCGGATCGGGATAGGGTCTGTACAAACCAGTCTGAACAGATTCAATCATTGAATGCATCTGTTCATAGCGACGGGTGTGTTCTTCACCGATCCCGGACAATGCGGCAAAGGTATTTTCCAAAGACGCCATGCCTTCGAGTTCGATTTCAAGAATGAAATCTGTATGCTCCCCTGAAGCAAGGCCGAATTTTCGCCGGAAAAGCCGCCAACCAAGAATAAGTTGCTCGTTTTCGAGGTGCCCTAGCCAAGCTTCTGTCGCTGCTGCAAAAGCTAGCGAGCGGTCGGCACTCTTCAGTTCTATCATGCAATGGTATAGGTTCATGTTAGCGGCTCCTATTGGTAGGCTTTCTTCAATTTTATCAAATGAGAGTTGATAGTTTATTATATGAGAAAGAATTGGTGCCTTGAATGACCGCTAGCGACTCTAATCTACCAGACCGGCCATTATTGATCTGGAAGTCGGACACCGTTGTTATGCCCCACATTTTCATGTGCCAGTCCTGTGTAGACCTTCAGGGATCGTCGGTCTCATGTTCAAAGCCATATGTAGCTTGATTTGAGTGATCTGGGCTATTTTTGGTGAGATGTCTGATCTCCTTTATCCCTCACACCCTATTCATACGGCTCCATGCGTTCCAGCTCCAGTGTGTAGGCGGCGTTGCCGAGATCGTTGTAGTTGCGCTCTGCGCGCATCGTGCCGATCAGCCAGACGGGGTCCCAGATACCGCGCAGCTTCACGTTTTCTTCCGAGGTCACATAAACGATCTGGTTTGGCGGCGGGGGCGGCACATGAACGCAGGCGCCGAAATAGGGGACCAGCAGGAATTCGTTGACGTTCCCCTCGCTGGCAAACTCCAGCGCGAGCGCAAAACCCGGGATTTTGACATACTCACCGTCCAGTTCTTCCACGGTGTTGAAGGTGCCGTATTGCACCGGCGGGAAGCCGCCCATTTCGCCGCCACCAAGGTCACCCGTCATGTCGCCGAACAGGGGAATGGACTGCTCATGCTGGACATTGTTGCCAGGCCCCGCATCCTCGCCTGCCGGCAGCAAGTCGTCCCAGCCGATCTCCCGCGGCTCTTTGGCCATCGCGGACGGGCTGACCGCAAAAATCATCAGGATGAGAAACAGTGCAACTCTCATGTCAGGTATCCTTGTTACTTATCCTTCAAATACGATCCCCGGCCCGGGTTGGCCAGTGACAATGACGTCAGCCACAGCAAACAGACAGAGGTCAAACCCGGATTGTCAGCCCGTCGCTGAGCGAATCCCGGAACGCTTTCCAGGCCGGGAACAGCGACATGAGCGCGGCAAGGAAGGTGACGCCCGCCACCAGCAACAGGTCAAAAAGACCGGGTTTCTGGCTGATGATGGCAGCAAAGGCGGGGATGCTGGCGCTGTCGGCAAACAGAGTGCCGGCCATCCAGAAACCACCATACAGGATACCCAGCCCCAGCAGCGCGCCAACAAAGGCACTCAGCATGGTTTCGCAGACAAGCAGGCTGAAAATATGCCCCGGACGCGCGCCCAGCGCCCGCAGGATAGCCATTTCCCGGCGGCGTTCATTCAGGCTGGCAAGAATGCGGATCAGCATCCCGATGAGACCAACGGCAATGACGAAAGCGGAAATGGCGAACAGCGCTTTTTCCGCGACACCAAACATGGACCATAGTTGTTGCAGGGTGACCCCAGGCAGGATCGCCATCAGCGCCTCGCCCTGATAATTGTTGACCTGTCCCTGCAGGCGCAGAGCCAGCGGCCGGGATGTCATGCCCACGAGGAAGGCAGAGATCTGTCCCGGCTCATGTGCATGATCGTGGTCATGATCATGACCTTCCGGATGGTTAGCGCTTTCATTATGGGCTGGGTCACCGTCTTCAGCGTGACCCTCATGACCATGGCTGTCATGGTCATGACTTTCATGGTCATCATGATGTGCATGGTCGTCGGGCGCGCCAGCTCCTTCATGATGATGCGCATCGCTGTGCTCATCATGCGTACTCGGCTCTGTGCGCGGTGTATTCGTCGGTGCAGGACTGCTTTCATCCGCATGAACCAGTTCCAGCCCGTCAAGCGTGACATGAACCGAAGCATCAACGGGGGTTCCCGTCGGGCGCAGAATGCCGGTAATCTCGAATTCAGCTTCCTGATGTTCGGCGAAAGCGGCCGAGACGAGACCATGGGCAATGCGAATCCTGTCGCCCAGCGCATAGCCCAGATCAGCGGCAACCGTTGCGCCGATCACCACATCCGTCGGGGCATCAAAGATGCCACCTTCAGCGAAGGCGAGATTGCGCTGCTGGCCATATTTATAATGTTCAAAATAGTTGTTGTCCGTACCCACCACACGATAGCCCTGATGGGAGTCCCCAAGAGACAGCGGGATCGTCCAGGCCACATCCGGCCGGTTGGCCACAAGCTGATAGCTTTCCCAGCTGATACCAGGGGTGCCTTCACCAATCCGGAAGATCGTGTACAGAAGAAGATTGATCTGTCCGGTACGCGCCCCGATGATGAGGTCCGTGCCGGAAATTGTGGTTTCAAACCCGGTGCGCACCCCTTCGCGGATTTTCTCAACACCGGCGAACAGGGTGACGCTGAGGGCGAGCGACAGGACCGTGAGAAAAACACTGACACGCCGGTTGAGCAGGCTTTTATAGCTGAGAGACAGGAGCGGGAAACGCATCAGGCAGTCTCCCGCTGTCTGGCACTGTATGCCGTGTTGATTTGCTCCAGCATGATGGCCCGGTCAAAGCTGTCAGTCAGGGTCCGGTCATGGCTGACAAACAGGACAGCCGCGCCAGCCCGGTCAGCTTCTTCCAGCAGGAGGGTAAGGAAGTCCCGCTTGGCATCCTCATCAAGGGAGGATGTTGGCTCATCGGCAATGACCAGTTTGGGGGACCCGATCAGCGCCCGCGCGGTCGCCACCCGCTGCTGCTGACCGATACTAAGCGCTGTGACAGAGCGTTTCAGCAGCGCAGGGTCTTCCAGGCCAAGGGTTTGCAGCAGACGCTTGGCGATGGCTGAGGTGCTGCCTTGCACATTGCCCGCACGGACACTCGACAGGCGGCAGGGCAGGGTGACATTTTCGACAACTGAGAGATACGGCACCAGATTGAAGCTCTGGAAGATATAGCCAATATGGTCGGCGCGGATCATGTCGCGCTTGCTTGCCCGGAGGCTGACAAAATCCTGCCCCAGCACATTAAGGGTGCCAGCGGCCCCTTCCACAACGCCGGTAATCAGGCCCAGCAGCGTGCTCTTGCCAGAACCGCTGTGGCCGGCGAGCATCACTTTTTCGCCCTGCGCGATGGTGAGCGCCTCAATATCAAGCAGGGGCTGATTGCGCTGATAGGCAAAAGTCAGGTTCTTGACTTCTATCGCCGGATGGATCGACATACGCGACTTTCCTCTGAAACCAAGGACAGCATAGCTGGCTTATGGCAGAATATGAAGACGGTTCCTGATCGGCTTTTCCGTGCGTTGCCTGGTTGAGCAGCTGGGCGGATATACTGTTTCCGCTTTTGGCTACTTTACAGAACGCGTCTCACTTCAGCGTAAGCGCCGCGCACGCGAAGAGTGAATGTGACTGCCTCGCCGCTGCGGTTTCGCCAGAACCAGCCATGAGAACCATCAAATGCCGCAGTTAATTTTCCTGCACCACCCTCTACGGCACGGCCCCGTTTGTAACTTGTCGATTCGCCGGTTGTTCCATCCCCATGAAGATCATAATTGAGGTGTCCATTGGCAACGACCCATTCATATTCTGCGACAGCACCTTTTGACATCACCAGCTTGATTTCGGCAGCGGCATCAGGGGCGAGCGTTAGTGTACGCTCATCCTGCCAGACAGGGACTGCCGATTCTGTTGGTATCGGTGCTGTGACCGGTTCCTCAGAGGCCACGGATTTTGACTCAACGGGTTCAAGCGCCGTTTCAGGGGCAACTGTAGCTGCTTCAACAACACTGAGGCCATCTGCTTCAGCTTCTTGATGCAACTGCATCTTGATCTCACCCATCTGCGCAAGACCAAGGACACGTCCGATCCTTGTCGGATCAATGCCATATTCAGCCGGTAAAACAACGGTGACCAGCAATATGGCAGCTACGCCAAAAGCAATGGCCGTCGAGCGCAGTAACTGCCGTGTCGTGGGAAGTTCGTCTTTGTCTGGTGTATTTGCGTTGTACATGACTGACCTTTACGATTTTGGCTAAGCGACAAAATACCCTGTCAGTTGGTAGCCAATTAAGATGAACCCCGCGGCCATAAGCAGCATGTTGGCCGTGTAAGCGTGACGAAAAAAACTCTCAGTACGGCGCCAAAATCCCATCACGATTAAGATAGCACTTAGCGCCAGGATCTGACCTATTTCCACGCCGACATTAAACGCGAGCAAATTTGGCAGTAACCCGTCCGGAGAAATCTCGTAGTCGATAATTTTGCTTGCGAGACCCATGCCGTGGAATAAGCCAAAAACTAACGTGGCTGCTTTGGTATTGGGCTGAAAGCCAAACCACCGTTGATAAGCACCCATATTATCAAGTGCTTTGTACACAACAGAAAGGCCAATGATGGCATCGATGATGTAGCTGTTAATTCCAAAACCGAAATAAACACCGGCAAGCATTGTGGTGGAATGACCAATGGCAAACAGACTGACATAGGTTGCAACTTCCTTCATTCGGTAAAGGAAAAAAATAACCCCCAGCAGAAAAAGGATGTGGTCATATCCGGTAATCATGTGCTTTGCGCCGAGATACAGAAATGCCGTCAGGTGAACACCGGATGTTTCCTGAATGTAACCCTTATCGCCCTCGATAACGGAATGGGCCGCAGCATCGGGAGCAATACAGAACATTAGTCCGGCGACCGATAAAATAGCCGCGCAGTAAAGTAGTTTGTTCAATTTCAGCATCGTTCCCATTTCGCCAAATGGCAAATCTGATCATGTTTTATCGGGTGTCTAATTATGGGTAAAGCAGTTTTGGAAACTGTTTCAACGTAGGATCGGAAGCCACCGATATTTAAGGCCTACGTTTTCGCCCTGCACAATGGTGAGCGCTTCAATATCAAGTAGGGGTTGATGGTTCCTGATCGGCTTTTCCGTGCGTTGCCGTTTAGTTACGCGAGCTCTGCTCAGCTTTCAGGATGATGCCTCATGATATGACACTGCCGTGCCTAATTCCGCACATGGCGCTCTTTCCTGCAACTGACCACAAGCCGCTGTTACGTGTTAAAGGTTCACACCAGTCCGCTCGCCAAGACACAAATAACAGGATATAAAAGTGCAAGAACGATTTAAGTGGATATTAGTGTTCTGGACGAGGATTGAATAGTATGCGGAAAATTTTATTTTTCATTGTGCTGAATTTGTTTTTTGGCATTTGCGCTGCGGAAGAGATTAGCGTCTACCACCTGGAAGAGGGAGCAAGCAGCCATCCAGCTACGATCAAAGATATATCCTGGTTGGCCGGGTATTGGGAGGGGAAAGGCTTTGGTGGCAAAGTCGTCCAACTGATTTCACCAGCTAGCGGGTCCCAGATGATGGGCGCTTTTCAGGCGCAGACATCAGAAGGTGACACTACCATGTATCAATTTTACACTTTCGTGGAAAAGGATGACACTGTTGTCCTGCGGATGAAGCATTTCTCTTCTGACTTCACAGGCTGGGAAGAAAAGTCTGACTACGCGGAGTTTCCTCTCGTTTCTGTTGAGCATCATGCGGTATATTTTGATCGCCTCAGTTTTGTAGAAACTCAACCAGGGCGTATGGAAGCAGCGGTCGATTTCAAGAATGGTGGCATTCAGAGGTTTTATTACGAGAAAGTTCCTTTACCCCACTGACTTCTGACAGCCAGGCTTGAGTCCTGTACCTTCACACCTAATGGTTTCAGTCTTTGTGTTTGCCCCATTGCAGAGCCATTCAGTTTCGGCAGTCCTTGTAGACAAGCGCGAGCGGGCTTCCTAAACAGCGCTTTCAATCAAGGATCATAACTCATGCGCCTGTCGAAATTCTTTTTGCCTGTCTTGAAGGAAACGCCTGCGGAGGCGTCTATTGTCTCGCACCAGTTGATGCTGCGTGCGGGCATGATGCGTCAGGGGGCTGCGGGCATTTATTCCTGGCTACCGCTCGGCCATCGCGTGTTGCAGAAAATCGCGCAGATCGTGCGCGAGGAGCAGAACCGCGCCGGGGCTGTCGAAATGCTGATGCCGACAATCCAGTCAGCCGACCTCTGGCGCGAGAGCGGGCGGTATGACGCCTATGGCGCAGAGATGCTGCGCATCTCCGACCGGCAGGAGCGCGAAATGCTCTATGGCCCCACAAACGAAGAGCTGATTACGGAAATTTTCCGGGCCGGTGTGCGCTCCTACAAGGACTTGCCGAAAATGCTCTATCATATCCAATGGAAGTTCCGGGATGAGATACGCCCGCGTTTCGGGGTCATGCGGGGCCGGGAATTCCTGATGAAGGACACCTATTCCTTTGATCTCACACCGGAAGATGCGCGCAAATCCTATTACAGGATGTTTGCCGCTTACCTGCGCACATTTGCCCGCATGGGCCTGCGCGCGGTGCCTATGCGGGCCGATACGGGACCGATTGGCGGTGATCTCAGCCACGAGTTTATTGTGCTGGCAGAAACCGGAGAGAGCGAAGTTTTCTGTCACCGGAAGCTGGTGGATATGGATATTCCGCCTGCGGATACAGACTTTGACGGCGACCTGACAGACATTTTTGAGGGACGGACCTCCCTTTATGCGGCAACAGATGAAATGCATGATGCGGCAGAGTTTGCGCAGATCCCCGCAGAGGAGCAGTTGTCTGCGCGCGGCATCGAAGTGGGCCATATCTTTTATTTCGGCAACAAATATTCCGAGCCGATGAATTGCAAGGTTATGGGGCCGGATGGCCGTGAAAGCCTCGTTGAAATGGGGTCGTATGGTGTCGGTGTCTCGCGTCTGGTCGGGGCGATTATTGAAGCGCATCATGATGAGAGTGGCTGCAACTGGCCTGTCTCCGTTGCGCCCTTCCATGTTGGTCTGGTTAATCTGAAAGCAGGTGACGCTGAAACAGATCGTGTTTGTGCAGACATTTACAGCAAGCTGGAACAGGCGGGCATCGAAGTCCTCTATGATGACAGGGATGCCCGGGCGGGTGAGAAGTTCGCCACCATGGATCTGATCGGCCTGCCGTATCAGTTGGTAGTGGGGCCGCGTGGCCTGAAAAACGGTGTGATCGAAGTAAAGAACCGCAATACAGGCGAAAAACAGGAACTGGCCCTGGATAAAGCCGTTGAACTGGTTTCAACAGCTATCCTGGATGCGTTGAAGGTTGCATAGGCCTCACGTCATTTTGCCTTCGTGACTGAGCGCGCGACAGGTGGGACTTACCGATGGATGACAGCCGTGTTACGCCATTGACACTTGCTGCCAGGCCTAAATCCGGGCAGGTACACAAGTCGGACAGGTTAAGACCAAACAACAGACAAAGAGACGCAAATGGCTGGTGACGACACCACGGGAAATGCCGCTTCGCAGTCAGCGGGCAGGGAAACTGATTCTTCACCCAGCTTTGTGTTCGAGTGGATGGTTGCCCGCCGCTATATCAGCGCGACCCGAAAGGGCGCGGGTGTCTCCCTGATTTCTATCATTGCCTTCGTCGGCATCCTCCTGGCCGTTGCTGTGCTGATTATCGTCATGTCGGTGATGCAGGGCTTTCGCGCAAAGCTGCTGGACCAACTGCTGGGCGTGAATGGTCATGTCTTTGTGGAATCCGGTACAACCGAGCCGCTGAACGCGTATCAGCAGCTGGCCGATGAATTACGCACAATTCAGGGTGTCACGAGTTCTGTGCCGATCATTCAATCGCCGGTCGCGATGATTGCCGGTGAACAGCAGACGGCCGGGGTCGTTTTTGGCATCAATCCCGCGGACCTGAGAGCGATTGAACTGATCGCTGGTGAAGAGCATCTGATTGAAGGCTCACTCGACGACTTCGGCGTAGGCCGAAAAGGCGGCAACAAGATTGCCCTGGGGGTAGGGCTCGCCCGCAGTCTGGGAGTGCGCGCCGGGGACCCGATTACACTCGTGACGGCGGGCGGTGTGGAAACCCCCATGGGCACGTCACCTGTCCGTAACAAGACATATGAGGTGGGGGCGGTCTATCGTATCGGCAACTCCGAATATGACGGGTACTTCGTCTACATGCCACTTGAACAGGCGCAGGTGTTTTTCAAGCGGGGCACATCTGTCGACAAGATTGAAGTGCGCGTCAGTGACCCGACCAAGGCCACAGACTTTGAGCGTAGCATCGCTGTTGCCGCCGGTGACGGCACGTTCACCTATAATTGGCAGGACGTGCATCAGAGCTATTTCAACGCCTTGCAGACAGAGCGGGGGCTGATGCGGATTATCCTGTCGCTGATTATCGCGATTGCCGCACTCAACATCATTTCCGGTCTTGTCATGCTGGTGAAAGACAAACGCGGCGACATCGCCGTGATGCGGACCGTTGGCGCAACGCAAGGGGCGGTGATGCGCATTTTCTGTATCTCCGGCTCCCTGATCGGGGTCGCCGGATCTATCATCGGTGTCATACTTGGCGTGCTGATCAGTCTGAACATCTCTGCCATCGAAAAATTTCTCTCAAACCTGCGGGGCAGCCCCATCTTTGCTGCGGACATTTATCTCTTTGATGAGATGCCGGCGCAGGTGCAGCTCGGGGAAGTGGCATTTGTGGCGATCTTTGCGCTGGGTGTATCATTCCTGGCAGCCTTGTATCCGGCCTGGCGTGCCGCGCAGCTCGATCCGGTTGAAGCATTGAGGTACGAATAATGCCGCAAAACCCCGCACAGCCTCAGACAATAGAGCCTGCCGACACTGTGCCGGTCTTGGCCTTGAAAAACATCACCCGTTCTTACGGCGACTTATGCGTTCTGGAAGAGGCCAGTCTGGCTGTTGCGCGCGGCGAAATTATCGCGCTGCTCGGGCCATCCGGCTCCGGCAAGTCTTCACTGCTGCATATCGCGGCACTGTTGGAGGCACCGACGTCCGGCGAAGTCTATATCAAGGGACGCCCGACAGCCGCCATGACGGACACCCGCAAAACAGCCATGCGCCGCAATGAGCTTGGTTTCGTCTATCAGTTCCATCACCTGTTGCCGGAATTCAACGCCCTGACCAATGTCTCCATTCCGCAGATCATTGCGGGCAAATCCCGGAAGGACGCTGATGACAGGGCCCGAAAACTGCTCACAGGGATGGGGCTCGGCGAGCGTCTGGAGCACCAGCCGGCGCAGCTGTCGGGCGGTGAAAAGCAGCGCGTTGCCATCGCCAGGGCGCTCGCCAATCAGCCATCACTGCTGCTTGCAGACGAGCCGACAGGCAATCTTGACGTGGAAACCTCGGCGCAGGTCTTTGAACAGTTGCTGCTTCTGGTACGCGAGCAGGGGCTGGCTGCCATTATTGCAACTCATGACCGCGCGTTGGCACAAAAAATGGATAGGATAATTGCCATTCATGATCGCAAGCTTGTTCGGGTGCGCCTGAAGGCAAAGGAACTGGAACCGCAAGGATAATAAGGCAGGGCTTTTCCTGTCGTCAGATGACGGGAGAGCACCGTGGCCGAGACTGATTATATTCTGAAAATCCGGTCACCGGACAGGCCCGGCATTCTGGCGGAAGTATCGACATTTCTTTCCTCAAAAGGGGCGGATATCCGTGATGCTGCCCAATATGGTGACCCGGAACCCAGCAGCTTTTTCATCCGGATACACCTGACATCACCGCAGGCATCTCATGAAGAATTGTGTGCCGCATTTGGCCCCGTCGCACAAAAGCGCGCATTCGATTGGGGGCTGCATCCAGCAGAAAAAAAATGCCGGGTGCTGCTGGCTGTATCGAGGCACGGCCATTGCCTTGTTGACCTCTTGCATCGGTGGCAGATCAATGCCCTGCCGGTCGATATTGTCGGCGTTGTCTCCAATCACCGGGTCATGGAAGACATCACGAACGTCTACGGCCTGCCATTTCATTATCTGCCCGTCAGCAAAGAAACCAAACAGACGCAGGAAGAACAGTTCCAGCGGCTGATTGACGAAACAAGCGCTGATCTAGTGGTGCTGGCGCGCTATATGCAAATCCTGTCAAACGCCTTTGCGCAACGGCTGGAAGGGCGCTGCATAAACATCCACCACTCTTTTTTGCCCAGTTTCAAAGGCGCACGCCCTTATCATCAGGCGCATGGCCGGGGCGTCAAGTTGATCGGCGCAACGGCGCATTACGTCACGCCAGACCTGGATGAGGGGCCAATCATCGAGCAGGATGTCAAACGCGTCACCCATGCGCAGACACCAGACGCGCTGGTGAGTATTGGCCGGGATGTGGAATCCCAGGTGCTGGCCAGGGCCATTCGCTGGCATGCCGAGCACCGCGTCTTTATCAGCGGCCGCAAGACAGTCGTGCTTGCCTGAACCTGTATCCGGGAAATTTTGGACGCCTGATAAAAATGTGCTTGCAATGAGAACATATAGTGAATATATGATTGAGAACATAAGCTGAACACAAGGAGACAGGTAATGTCAAATGAAGTCAATATCCGTGATGCGCTGGGCCTGACTGTTTTGATCGGCCTGATTGCCACTGTGAACATGTGGAGCGGTCTTTTGATCTGAATGACAGGCATTTTTTTCCGGCGGTGTGGGAAACAGGGAGCTGCCTGTCAGCATGACTCCGGTTAGGAATATTCTATGCAGCCTTTTATTCATCTTCACCTCCACTCGTCCTATTCGCTCGCTGAAGGGGCGATCCACATCAAGAAGCTGAAAGAGCTATGCCTTCAGCACGAGATGCCAGCGGTTGCGGTTACGGATACCAATAATCTTTTCGGGGCACTGGAAGCCTCAGAAGTCCTGAGTGACGCAGGCATTCAGTCAATATCAGGCTTGCAGATAGCGCTCGATCCCGAAGAACTGGATCTCCATCTGGAGCGTTACGAGCCTTTGCCGTCGCTGGTACTTCTGGCGCAAAATGAGCGTGGCTATCTCAACCTGATGAAGCTGACGAGCCAGGCGTTTCTCAAAACCGCAGCCGAAGGTACAATTCACACCACCATGGCCGCGCTGGAACAGCATGCCGAGGGGCTCATTTGCCTCACTGGCGGCGTCAACGGTCCAATAGACCGGTTACTCAAAGACAGTCGCAAGGATGAAGCCAGAAACTTTCTTGGCAGATTACAGGCGCTCTATCCTGACAGACTGTATATTGAAATACAGCGCATCGCGGATGCCAGAGCACATCACATGACTGCCTACGAAAATGAATTGCTGGCACTGGCTTACACGACAAGTCTGCCGCTGGTTGCAACCAACGAGCCATTC from Parvularcula sp. IMCC14364 encodes the following:
- a CDS encoding lipoprotein-releasing ABC transporter permease subunit, whose translation is MAGDDTTGNAASQSAGRETDSSPSFVFEWMVARRYISATRKGAGVSLISIIAFVGILLAVAVLIIVMSVMQGFRAKLLDQLLGVNGHVFVESGTTEPLNAYQQLADELRTIQGVTSSVPIIQSPVAMIAGEQQTAGVVFGINPADLRAIELIAGEEHLIEGSLDDFGVGRKGGNKIALGVGLARSLGVRAGDPITLVTAGGVETPMGTSPVRNKTYEVGAVYRIGNSEYDGYFVYMPLEQAQVFFKRGTSVDKIEVRVSDPTKATDFERSIAVAAGDGTFTYNWQDVHQSYFNALQTERGLMRIILSLIIAIAALNIISGLVMLVKDKRGDIAVMRTVGATQGAVMRIFCISGSLIGVAGSIIGVILGVLISLNISAIEKFLSNLRGSPIFAADIYLFDEMPAQVQLGEVAFVAIFALGVSFLAALYPAWRAAQLDPVEALRYE
- a CDS encoding HupE/UreJ family protein gives rise to the protein MFCIAPDAAAHSVIEGDKGYIQETSGVHLTAFLYLGAKHMITGYDHILFLLGVIFFLYRMKEVATYVSLFAIGHSTTMLAGVYFGFGINSYIIDAIIGLSVVYKALDNMGAYQRWFGFQPNTKAATLVFGLFHGMGLASKIIDYEISPDGLLPNLLAFNVGVEIGQILALSAILIVMGFWRRTESFFRHAYTANMLLMAAGFILIGYQLTGYFVA
- a CDS encoding ABC transporter ATP-binding protein; translated protein: MPQNPAQPQTIEPADTVPVLALKNITRSYGDLCVLEEASLAVARGEIIALLGPSGSGKSSLLHIAALLEAPTSGEVYIKGRPTAAMTDTRKTAMRRNELGFVYQFHHLLPEFNALTNVSIPQIIAGKSRKDADDRARKLLTGMGLGERLEHQPAQLSGGEKQRVAIARALANQPSLLLADEPTGNLDVETSAQVFEQLLLLVREQGLAAIIATHDRALAQKMDRIIAIHDRKLVRVRLKAKELEPQG
- a CDS encoding DUF6265 family protein, which translates into the protein MRKILFFIVLNLFFGICAAEEISVYHLEEGASSHPATIKDISWLAGYWEGKGFGGKVVQLISPASGSQMMGAFQAQTSEGDTTMYQFYTFVEKDDTVVLRMKHFSSDFTGWEEKSDYAEFPLVSVEHHAVYFDRLSFVETQPGRMEAAVDFKNGGIQRFYYEKVPLPH
- the proS gene encoding proline--tRNA ligase, encoding MRLSKFFLPVLKETPAEASIVSHQLMLRAGMMRQGAAGIYSWLPLGHRVLQKIAQIVREEQNRAGAVEMLMPTIQSADLWRESGRYDAYGAEMLRISDRQEREMLYGPTNEELITEIFRAGVRSYKDLPKMLYHIQWKFRDEIRPRFGVMRGREFLMKDTYSFDLTPEDARKSYYRMFAAYLRTFARMGLRAVPMRADTGPIGGDLSHEFIVLAETGESEVFCHRKLVDMDIPPADTDFDGDLTDIFEGRTSLYAATDEMHDAAEFAQIPAEEQLSARGIEVGHIFYFGNKYSEPMNCKVMGPDGRESLVEMGSYGVGVSRLVGAIIEAHHDESGCNWPVSVAPFHVGLVNLKAGDAETDRVCADIYSKLEQAGIEVLYDDRDARAGEKFATMDLIGLPYQLVVGPRGLKNGVIEVKNRNTGEKQELALDKAVELVSTAILDALKVA
- a CDS encoding transmembrane anchor protein — protein: MYNANTPDKDELPTTRQLLRSTAIAFGVAAILLVTVVLPAEYGIDPTRIGRVLGLAQMGEIKMQLHQEAEADGLSVVEAATVAPETALEPVESKSVASEEPVTAPIPTESAVPVWQDERTLTLAPDAAAEIKLVMSKGAVAEYEWVVANGHLNYDLHGDGTTGESTSYKRGRAVEGGAGKLTAAFDGSHGWFWRNRSGEAVTFTLRVRGAYAEVRRVL
- a CDS encoding ABC transporter ATP-binding protein is translated as MSIHPAIEVKNLTFAYQRNQPLLDIEALTIAQGEKVMLAGHSGSGKSTLLGLITGVVEGAAGTLNVLGQDFVSLRASKRDMIRADHIGYIFQSFNLVPYLSVVENVTLPCRLSSVRAGNVQGSTSAIAKRLLQTLGLEDPALLKRSVTALSIGQQQRVATARALIGSPKLVIADEPTSSLDEDAKRDFLTLLLEEADRAGAAVLFVSHDRTLTDSFDRAIMLEQINTAYSARQRETA
- a CDS encoding DUF6614 family protein → MNLYHCMIELKSADRSLAFAAATEAWLGHLENEQLILGWRLFRRKFGLASGEHTDFILEIELEGMASLENTFAALSGIGEEHTRRYEQMHSMIESVQTGLYRPYPDPEQRERIALV
- a CDS encoding DUF3299 domain-containing protein, whose protein sequence is MRVALFLILMIFAVSPSAMAKEPREIGWDDLLPAGEDAGPGNNVQHEQSIPLFGDMTGDLGGGEMGGFPPVQYGTFNTVEELDGEYVKIPGFALALEFASEGNVNEFLLVPYFGACVHVPPPPPNQIVYVTSEENVKLRGIWDPVWLIGTMRAERNYNDLGNAAYTLELERMEPYE
- a CDS encoding FtsX-like permease family protein; translation: MRFPLLSLSYKSLLNRRVSVFLTVLSLALSVTLFAGVEKIREGVRTGFETTISGTDLIIGARTGQINLLLYTIFRIGEGTPGISWESYQLVANRPDVAWTIPLSLGDSHQGYRVVGTDNNYFEHYKYGQQRNLAFAEGGIFDAPTDVVIGATVAADLGYALGDRIRIAHGLVSAAFAEHQEAEFEITGILRPTGTPVDASVHVTLDGLELVHADESSPAPTNTPRTEPSTHDEHSDAHHHEGAGAPDDHAHHDDHESHDHDSHGHEGHAEDGDPAHNESANHPEGHDHDHDHAHEPGQISAFLVGMTSRPLALRLQGQVNNYQGEALMAILPGVTLQQLWSMFGVAEKALFAISAFVIAVGLIGMLIRILASLNERRREMAILRALGARPGHIFSLLVCETMLSAFVGALLGLGILYGGFWMAGTLFADSASIPAFAAIISQKPGLFDLLLVAGVTFLAALMSLFPAWKAFRDSLSDGLTIRV